DNA from Hyalangium gracile:
CACGGGAGCCGAGGCTTGCGGCAACTGGATGACGAAACGGGCGCCTCCTTCCCGGGGAGACTCGGCCACCAGCGAGCCGCCGGCGCGACCGATGTACTCGCGGCAGAGCGCGAGCCCCAGCCCGGTGCCCTTGCCCGGGGGCTTGGTGGTGAAGAAGGGCTCGACCAGGCGCGGCATGACGTCCGGAGGAATCCCCGGGCCGTTGTCCTCCACCTCCAGGCACACCCCGTCGGCGGAGGGCCGCGCGCGCAGGACGATGCGGGCGGGCCGCCGCGGCTCGGAGTGCTCGATGGCATCCGCGGCGTTGACGAGCAGGTTGAGCAGCACCTGCACCAGCTGGCGCTGCCCCACGCGGACCCGGGGCAGGTCCGCCGGTATCTCGCGCACCACCTCGCCCAGGCTGTTCAGGCGCACGGAGGCCAGCCGCTGCGCCTCCTCCACCGCGTCGGCCACGGCGCACTCCTCCACGGTGATGGACTTGCGGGAGAACTGGCGCAGGTCCGTGACGATCTGCTGGATGCGCAGCACGCCCTGCTGGGTCTCCGCGAGCACCTCTCTCAGGTCCTCCCGGCCCGGCACCGGCGGGTGCTCGACGAGCTCCTCCTCCAGGAAGCTCAGGTTGGCCTTCACGAAGGCCAGGGGGTTGTTCACCTCGTGGGCCACTCCAGAGGCCAGCTGGCCTACCAGCGCCAGCCGCTCGATCTCCGCGCGATGGCGCTCGGCCTGTACGCGGCGCTGCTCGCTGTCCGCCAGCTGCTCGAGTGCCTCCAGCCGCGCGTGGTGGGCCTTCTTCTCCGCCGCGACCAGCCGTCGATAGGTCAGCGCGCCGTAGGCGGACACCAGGGACGTGAAGCCCAGGCCCATGAAGTGGGAGGCGATCAGGCGCGCGGGCGCGGCCGAGAGCACATCCACCAGCAGCAGGCTCAGCAGGGTGCTGGGGATGGTCACCAGCACGGGCAGCCAGCGCTCCGGGATGAAGGCGGCCATCATGAGCGGCAGGATGTAGAAGGCCCACAGGTGGGGGCTCTCGGTCCCGCCCGACAGCTGCACCTCGGTCGTGAGGGCGATGGCGCTCGTGACGCCCGCGATGATGCCCACCGCATCCAGCGAGAGCGTCTGCCGCGTCACGAGGACGCCCAGCAGGGCGAAGACGGCGGCCCAGGCCAGCTGCGCCCCGGCGACCGGCAGGTGCAGGCCGCCGAACATCAGCGGGTGCATGCTGAGGCTCAGGACGAGCGCGGCGGCACAGATGAAGAAGCTGCGCCGCCGCATGGCCAGGGAGGCCTGCGCCTCGGAGGGCTTCTGGGGGGCGGCGTCGGACACGGCGAGCAGGACGGGACGAGGAGAGAGGTCTGGCGGACGGCCCGCTCGAAGTCCACAGGAGGGCCTGGAGAGAGTCAACCCCTGGGGGCTCTCCCGAGGCCCTCGGCCCGCGGTCGAAGCCAGGAGGGCTCAGAGCCGGCAGGAGCCGCCGGGCAGGTAGATGGCGGCGTGGTCGAAGTCGCTCGAAAAGTGGATGAGCCCGAAGCCGTCGGTGGTGTTCGAGTACCCGCTCAGGGTGAACGAGTGCGAGCAGCTCGTGCAGCTCAGCGTGTAGTTCACGGTGGTGGGGTTCACGCCGGCCCAGGTGGTCGAGGCGTCATGGGCCCCGAGGTACTGGTCCGAGGTGATCACCGCCGAGTGGCCGTGCCCCCAGCGATCCACGAGCGAGTAGTTGAAGAGGCGGCCCTGGGGATCGAACGCGATGAACGTGAAGCTCAGGTCCGCCGAGCCGCTGGTGATGAGGGCGCACTCGTCCAGCGGCAAGCCGTCGTGGGTGATCTGGCTGAGCTGCATCGTCGGGCCGGTGTTGTCGACGAGCAGGCTCACCTGTCCCTGGGTGGCCAGCTCTCCGAAGGTCGCGTTGTACGTCTTCACGGTGACGGTGTGCTTCACGTTCGTGCTCAGCGCGCGGGTGTCCAGGATGAAGCCCAGGTCCGGGATCGCCCAGGTGTCGGTCGAGGCCGGCACCTTGAAGTAGCCAGCGCCATCCGGAGCCACCTGGGTGAGCACGAAGGTGGAGCCGTTCCACTTGTAGTTGTTCCACACGGCCTTCGAGGGCGTGAGGCTGCCGTCGACGTGGACGCTGTAGTACGCCCCGCCCGCGCGACGGATGGCGGGGAAGTTCAGCATGAGGTGCGGGGTCCCTCCGAAGGAGGCGTTCTTCACATAGAAGAAGTACGTCGGATCCGTCGTCGCCAGGCCGGTGGCCGCGTCGATGTTCGTCGAGGGGATGTTGCCCACCCGGGTGATGACAGGGCCGAGCGGCATCCCGCCGGACAGGCGGATCTGGTTCAGCGAGCCCTCGCTCACCTCGTACAGGATGTCGGGATCGAGCGCTCGCGCCACGGACGAGGCGTAGCTCGGGACGTCCGCCACCAGCGCGCTCGACGCGGGCGTGGTGGCCAGGTCGATGCGGCGGATGCGCCCGATGGGAGAGGTGCGCTCGGCCACGTAGAGGGCGGTCCGCGCGTCATTGGCCCACGCGAGGCGATACGCCCGGTCGAGGCCAGGAACCAGCGTGGTGCGCGCGAGCGTCTTGAGGTCGAACTTCACCAGACGCGTCCCGTCGGAGATGTACGCGGTCTGGAAGTCCGCGCTCATCG
Protein-coding regions in this window:
- a CDS encoding YncE family protein, with protein sequence MKVLRLAAALALFIATGASAATVTTLATGLGGGYGSAFNPTTQQLFFTEYSAGEVSRFDVATGTVTTVHTGIPGPLGVDILYVSGSFYPYVTTGDGRLFKTAPGSPTHNEVTNGLGTPHQIVIDSANAVGYIADSSSGTLWKVNLFGGQKTPIATGLTSAVGLAMSADFQTAYISDGTRLVKFDLKTLARTTLVPGLDRAYRLAWANDARTALYVAERTSPIGRIRRIDLATTPASSALVADVPSYASSVARALDPDILYEVSEGSLNQIRLSGGMPLGPVITRVGNIPSTNIDAATGLATTDPTYFFYVKNASFGGTPHLMLNFPAIRRAGGAYYSVHVDGSLTPSKAVWNNYKWNGSTFVLTQVAPDGAGYFKVPASTDTWAIPDLGFILDTRALSTNVKHTVTVKTYNATFGELATQGQVSLLVDNTGPTMQLSQITHDGLPLDECALITSGSADLSFTFIAFDPQGRLFNYSLVDRWGHGHSAVITSDQYLGAHDASTTWAGVNPTTVNYTLSCTSCSHSFTLSGYSNTTDGFGLIHFSSDFDHAAIYLPGGSCRL
- a CDS encoding sensor histidine kinase; translated protein: MSDAAPQKPSEAQASLAMRRRSFFICAAALVLSLSMHPLMFGGLHLPVAGAQLAWAAVFALLGVLVTRQTLSLDAVGIIAGVTSAIALTTEVQLSGGTESPHLWAFYILPLMMAAFIPERWLPVLVTIPSTLLSLLLVDVLSAAPARLIASHFMGLGFTSLVSAYGALTYRRLVAAEKKAHHARLEALEQLADSEQRRVQAERHRAEIERLALVGQLASGVAHEVNNPLAFVKANLSFLEEELVEHPPVPGREDLREVLAETQQGVLRIQQIVTDLRQFSRKSITVEECAVADAVEEAQRLASVRLNSLGEVVREIPADLPRVRVGQRQLVQVLLNLLVNAADAIEHSEPRRPARIVLRARPSADGVCLEVEDNGPGIPPDVMPRLVEPFFTTKPPGKGTGLGLALCREYIGRAGGSLVAESPREGGARFVIQLPQASAPVSAASA